The following DNA comes from Procambarus clarkii isolate CNS0578487 chromosome 23, FALCON_Pclarkii_2.0, whole genome shotgun sequence.
gtgctccagtagataagggagtatctaagcaataggacgcagagagttacggtgaggggtgagacctccgattggcgtgaagtcaccagtggagtcccacagggctctgtactcggtcctatcttgtttctgatatatgtaaatgatctcccggagggtatcgattcatttctctcaatgtttacggacgatgctaaaattatgagaaggattaaaacagaagaggactgtttgaggcttcaagaagacgtagacaagctgaaggaatggtcgaacaaatggttgttagagtttaacccaaccaaatgtaatgtaatgaagataggtgtaggaagcaggaggccagatacaaggtatcatctgggagaggaaattcttcaggagtcagagaaggaaaaagacttgggggttgatatcacgccagacctgtctcctgcagcacttatcaagcggataacatcagcggcatatgccaggctggccaacatacgaacggcattcagaaacttgtgtaaagaatcattcagaactttgtataccacatatgtcaggccaatcctggagtatgcagccccagcatggagtccatatctagtcaaggataagactaaactggaaaaggttgaaaggtttgccaccagactagtacccgagctgagaggtatgagctacgaggagagactacgggaattaaacctcacttcgctggaagacagaagagttaggggggacatgatcaccacattcaagattctgaagggaattgatagggtagataaagacagtctatttaacacaaggggaacacgcacaaggggacacaggtggaaactgagtgcccaaatgagccacagagatattagaaagaacttttttagtgtcagagtggttgacaaatggaatgcattagggggtgatgtggtggaggctggctccatacacagtttcaagtgtagatatgatagagcccagtaggctcaggaatctgtacacctgttgattgacggttgagaggtgggaccaaagagccagagctcaacccccgcaaacaactaggtgagtacaactaggtgagtacacacacactctctctctctctctctctctctcactctctctctctctctctctctctctctctctctcaaagccctccaagctttgtcTTTGGCCTCATCCGCCATCCGGCAGCGATACCCAAACCCAGGCTGATCAGAgggcttggtcacatactgccgGTGAGGGATATGCCTGTGCTGGAGGTCCAGTATACGACTGGTGAAAGCGTTTACTTGGCTGTTCACGTCCCCATGGAGCAAGGCATTCCAATCAGTTGCTTCAAGctcgctgtctgtctgtctgtctgtctgtctgtctgtctgtctgtctgtctgtctgtctgtctgtctgtctgtctgtctgtctgtctctgtctctgtctctgtctctgtctctgtctctctgtctctctctctctctctctctctctctctctctctctctctctctctctctctctctctctctctctctctctctctctctctctctcactcactcactcactcactcactcacttttcGCAGTCTATTGGGTAGTTTAGTTTGCTTGGCCGGAACACAAGTGAGCGTGaggtggtgtggccaggtggtGACTGACAGCGTGTCAGCTGACATATTAAGTGCGTAGCTGAGTGGTCTGCCGTCACCTCCCTTCACTCTCATCTGTGTTATTGGTTCAGGCAGCTCATTCACACAGCTCTCGCTCGCACGCAttggtgggagaggggagggtgttAGACCTCAGCTCTAGGTACCGGCTCCTGGCAGACCGATGCATGTCTACGTTATAAGACCCAGTTCAGTTCTATCGTAACTGGTGTTTGAATACGTGTGACAGCTCAGCCTCGACCACTTCCTGGTTCCTAAACACAGGAAACACTACTGGAGAACACCACAGCCAACACCCTGGTCAGTAGCAGCAACAATAGAGGCCACCACAGCCGGCTGTGTACTACCCCTTGTAATAGTACACCCGACACCTTGGTCACGTTGCAACTTATAAGAACTACACCCACAACTGGGTAGAATACACGTGGGTATTCACagcccggaccaaccgggttgtggtgggtatgtgggcctgagggccgctccaagcaacagcctggtggcccaagctctcacaagtcaagtctggccttgggccgggcttggggagttgaagaactcccagaaccccatcaaccaggtatcaaccagggtaaGTTATCTTGGCTTAGACCAGGGTGgcccgtgtggacgtggccttacTCTTCGTCCTCCCTGTGAGCCGAGGGAGAAGATCGTCTGACCCCAGGTGTCAACCCATCCAAGGCGGACGCCTCATCTTGGTAaacttatttcagtttgaaccttAGCTGGCCTGGCAGGGGGGAGAGTTCCTCAACCCTAGTCCTCAGAAACTGGTGCAGATGTGACCCACCTTCAAGACACTCGATCACATTAGTGTAAGACTCCGGCATGATGATTGACATTAATTAAACCATGCGTTGAAACAAAGGCATAACAACTGAACTGACTATCCAACATATTAGTGAACAAAATAGTATTGCAGTTATTACTGAAAATAATAAACTAAATACAAAGGAGATGAATGTCAATAAATGTGTAAAGGGAACAGGGGGTACTTACCACACTACTGACATAATTATCCAAGACCAGAGGTGAGGCCCTCGTCTCACTCTGAGACGCTCCCCCAAGACACTCAAAGACCTTTCACCCGTTGTGAGTCACACTCACTCTCCTCTGACCCAAGGATCCTGCCTCCAGGTGCGATAAACGTGTGTGGTGTGATGCCTCCAGGTACCGTGTAATGAGGAGGGTGTCCGCCAGCATGTCTTGGTCCTGTAGACCTGTATACCACACGAAGATGCTCCTCTCCGAGGCTTGGGTAAGATGGAGACTCCCACTCTGCCAGTGGTACTCCTAGGCCAGCCCTCCCTTAAGTGGCACTTACAGTAACCATCTGAACCATCCTACATGTGTTGATGTAATAaataattagaaagtagaattttcGTACTATTGAATGTGCACTAACCGGGATAGGTTTTacatttatgttgctaataagcCCTAACCTAActgtcctaggcctaatacacgctatctgagatataataaagtacatatatgtactatactttaTTGCGAGAATATTTAACTTTGGTTCTTAGCTTTATTGAGTTCGGAAAAAAATAGAGTGAATAGTACCACATTCTACTACATAATTgtgcattacgtcaatatatgtacgatggcgcacatagttataaaaagtaCTACCTAAGCAGGAGGATGAGCCGGCCTGGCCTCTGGGTGCCGCTGGTCGATGGCTGCCTGGTCGACTGGTCGCCTCACCTCCCTGGCCAAACACCTCATAAATGATGGTTGGTTCCTACAACGTGACACCTTAATTGGCTCCTGGCCTAGACCAGCCCTCACGATATCAacacctcatcaacacacaggaaccagcaccaacacctcatcaacacacaggagccaacaccaacacctcatcaacacacaggagccaacaccaacacctcatcaacacacaggagccaacaccaacacctcatcaacacacaggagccaacaccaacacctcatcaacacacaggaaccagcaccaacacctcatcaacacataggagccagcaccaacacctcatcaacacacaggaaccagcaccaacacctcatcaacacataggagccagcaccaacacctcatcaacacacaggagccagcaccaacacctcatcaacacactgatgCTACCTACACAGGTAATGAAGGCAGAAGACTACTATGGGAGCGGGATATAAAACTGTAATCATCAAAGTCTCCGACACCTCCACGTGAAGGGGAAATTGAATTCAACATTGTTGCCTTTTTTGATGAATTAATTCTTCAAATACATCAGTTGTAAGACGCAATAcctcgtctccccccccccctcacctttcaGCGTGCACCCCCCCTCACCTTTCAGCGTGCACCCCCCTCACCTCTCTCAGCGTGcaccccccctcacctctctcaGCGTGCACCCCCCTCACCTCTCTCAGCGTGCACCCCCCCTCACCTCAGCGTGCACCCCCCTCACCTCTGTCAGCgtgcaccccccccctcacctctctcaGCGTGcaccccccctcacctctctcaGCGTGCACCCCCCCTCACCTCAGCgtgcatcccccccccctcacctctccctctatACCACCTGCCGCTGCTATCTTCTCTATTTTATTGGGCCCTTATGGACTCTCGGGGGTcacgtgtggtggtgctggactctcaggggtcacgggtggtggtgctggactctcaggggtcacgggtggtggtcctGGACTCTCGGGGGTcacgtgtggtggtgctggactctcaggggtcacgggtggtggtgctggactctcaggggtcacgggtggtggtcctGGACTCTCGGGGGTcacgtgtggtggtgctggactctcaggggtcacgggtggtggtgctggactctcaggggtcacgggtggtggtgctggactctcaggggtcacgtgtggtggtgctggactctcGGGGGTcacgtgtggtggtgctggactctcaggggtcacgggtggtggtgctggactctcaggggtcacgtgtggtggtgctggactctcaggggtcacgggtggtggtgctggactctcaggggtcacgtgtggtggtgctggactctcGGGGGTcacgtgtggtggtgctggactctcaggggtcacgtgtggtggtgctggactctcaggggtcacgggtggtggtgctggactctcgggggtcacgggtggtggtgctggactctcgggggtcacgggtggtggtgctggactctcaggggtcacgggtggtggtgctggactctcgggggtcacgggtggtggtgctggactctcgggggtcacgggtggtggtgctggactctcaggggtcacgggtggtggtgctggactctcaggggtcacgggtggtggtgctggactctcgggggtcacgggtggtggtgctggactctcaggggtcacgggtggtggtgctggactctcaggggtcacgggtggtggtgctggactctcaggggtcacgggtggtggtgctggactctcgggggtcacgggtggtggtgctggactctcaggggtcacgggtggtggtgctggactctcgggggtcacgggtggtggtgctggactctcaggggtcacgggtggtggtgctggactctcaggggtcacgggtggtggtgctggactctcgggggtcacgggtggtggtgctggactctcaggggtcacgggtggtggtgctggactctcaggggtcacgggtggtggtgctggactctcgggggtcacgggtggtggtgctggactctcaggggtcacgtgtggtggtgctggactctcgggggtcacgggtggtggtgctggactctcaggggtcacgggtggtggtgctggactctcaggggtcacgggtggtggtgctggactctcaggggtcacgggtggtggtgctggactctcaggggtcacgggtggtggtgctggactctcgggggtcacgggtggtggtgctggactctcgggggtcacgggtggtggtgctggactctcaggggtcacgggtggtggtgctggactctcgggggtcacgggtggtggtgctggactctcaggggtcacgggtggtggtgctggactctcaggggtcacgggtggtggtgctggactctcaggggtcacgggtggtggtgctggactctcgggggtcacgggtggtggtgctggactctcaggggtcacgtgtggtggtgctggactctcgggggtcacgggtggtggtgctggactctcaggggtcacgggtggtggtgctggactctcaggggtcacgggtggtggtgctggactctcaggggtcacgggtggtggtcctggactctcaggggtcacgggtggtggtgctggactctcgggggtcacgggtggtggtcctggactctcaggggtcacgggtggtggtgctggactctcGGGGGTcacgtgtggtggtgctggactctcaggggtcacgggtggtggtgctggactctcaggggtcacgggtggtggtgctggactctcaggggtcacgggtggtggtgctggactctcaggggtcacgggtggtggtgctggactctcaggggtcacgggtggtggtgctggactctcaggggtcacgggtggtggtactggactctcaggggtcacgggtggtggtgctggactctcagggttcacgggtggtggtgctggactctcaggggtcacgggtggtggtgctggactctcaggggtcacgggtggtggtgctggactctcaggggtcacgggtggtggtgctggactctcaggggtcacgggtggtggtactggactctcaggggtcacgggtggtggtgctggactctcaggggtcacgggtggtggtgctggactctcaggggtcacgggtggtggtgctggactctcaggggtcacgggtggtggtactggactctcaggggtcacgggtggtggtgctggactctcaggggtcacgggtggtggtgctggactctcaggggtcacgggtggtggtgctggactctcgggggtcacgggtggtggtgctggactctcaggggtcacgggtggtggtgctggactctcaggtgtcacgggtggtggtgctggactctcaggggtcacgggtggtggtactggactctcaggggtcacgggtggtggtgctggactctcaggggtcacgggtggtggtgctggactctcaggggtcacgggtggtggtgctggactctcaggggtcacgggtggtggtgctggactctcaggggtcacgggtggtggtgctggactctcaggggtcacgggtggtggtactggactctcaggggtcacgggtggtggtgctggactctcaggggtcacgggtggtggtactggactctcaggggtcacgggtggtggtgctggactctcaggggtcacgtgtggtggtgctggactctcaggggtcacgggtggtggtgctggactctcaggggtcacgggtggtggtgctggactctcaggggtcacgggtggtggtactggactctcaggggtcacgggtggtggtgctggactctcaggggtcacgggtggtggtgctggactctcaggggtcacgggtggtggtgctggactctcaggggtcacgggtggtggtgctggactctcaggggtcacgggtggtggtgctggactctcaggggtcacgggtggtggtgctggactctcaggggtcacgggtggtggtgctggactctcagggggtcacgggtggtggtgctggactctcaggggtcacgggtggtggtgctggactctcaggggtcacgggtggtggtgctggactctcaggggtcacgggtggtggtgctggactctcaggggtcacgggtggtggtgctggactctcaggggtcacgggtggtggtgctggactctcaggggtcacgggtggtggtgctggactctcaggggtcacgggtggtggtgctggactctcagggg
Coding sequences within:
- the LOC138367774 gene encoding mucin-22-like; amino-acid sequence: MDSRGSRVVVLDSQGSRVVVLDSQGSRVVVLDSRGSRVVVLDSQGSRVVVLDSQGSRVVVLDSRGSRVVVLDSQGSRVVVLDSQGSRVVVLDSQGSRVVVLDSRGSRVVVLDSQGSRVVVLDSQGSRVVVLDSQGSRVVVLDSQGSRVVVLDSRGSRVVVLDSQGSRVVVLDSQGWLQVTDLPILSTPGANSVSRNCGMISRTTSPNAQLLDLSDQLA